From a region of the Coprococcus comes ATCC 27758 genome:
- a CDS encoding HD domain-containing phosphohydrolase, which translates to MTKENYKISKIQIGFYYLLMFLILIWFLVIQFTGINNHNAKIQSSDITYRGTFTWIHSDGSKEQIAVPGHYNVPAKETMVITTTLPENYTQSSLAIRSSLQDIRFYIDGVLRTEYSTKDHRLTGKNSASCYVFCPTSAADAGKELRIELTTNTSNYSGVVNEIYSGDKSDIWEYIFESYGLETIIAFFILFAGIITILFSIALGIVYDRKFDMEYLGWCMTMGATWMLGESKLRQLIVPNPSALGTLCFVMIMLVPIPVLFYADLIQQGRYKKPYFYLGCAAFGNFLICLVLHLTGTADFIETLPGAHVILAVTFFLVFLTFCLDMRKKEYRKNKLVLIGLIIAMLAIAIESISTYFVVLISGLFIGGSMLILLFINIIRTIKNVHTIEMHRQKEELLKRKRQMEKISLQMMQTLSTTIEAKDEYTRGHSHRVAEYSALIAQEMGWNRSEIVNLRHAAHLHDIGKVGIPDIILNKPSKLTNEEYAVIKEHTVIGAEILKNVSIINHVTEVARSHHERYDGHGYPDGLKGEEIPIHARIVAVADSYDAMNSRRIYRNSLPKETIYEEIRKNRGTQFDPEIADIFLRLMDENRLTITDTYLEIDDEPALPGMEFEISNFISNVMNTMKSQEEVENFDLLTGLPMRNTGQKMIAQLMQEHNGCLIFMDMDNLKKINDIYGHKAGDRALKALGALLSEHIGNSVGCRFGGDEFLLFVPDAGKNEISELMETLFSRFDSEKKKDFEIRVASISAGLCMCTKGDSFDECSSKADKALYYVKQNGKHNFFFYQQMDNTVFPVSSVAKDLSLVAKALRNSGNYSGALNLNYREFSKIYEYINQLGERHKYHCFLVMVTMETAPDSMMYIENIEQALEYMEEAIRHKIRRIDVCTRYSAMQYLIILFESDESQIPKVMDRIFIQYYKLYDKRDFIPKYEYLPVNEHSEETNPQNTSDHLNQDIHPV; encoded by the coding sequence TTGACAAAAGAAAACTATAAAATAAGCAAAATCCAGATCGGATTTTACTATCTTCTGATGTTCCTGATACTTATCTGGTTTCTGGTAATACAATTCACAGGAATTAACAATCACAATGCCAAAATCCAATCCAGCGACATCACATATCGTGGTACTTTTACCTGGATTCACTCCGATGGAAGCAAAGAACAGATTGCCGTCCCCGGACATTACAATGTTCCTGCAAAAGAGACTATGGTCATTACCACAACACTTCCTGAAAATTATACGCAAAGTTCACTTGCTATACGTTCCTCTCTGCAGGATATCCGTTTCTATATTGACGGAGTGCTTCGCACTGAATACTCAACCAAAGACCATCGACTGACTGGGAAAAATTCTGCCAGCTGTTATGTTTTCTGTCCTACTTCAGCAGCAGATGCAGGAAAAGAACTCCGTATTGAGCTGACTACCAATACCTCTAACTATTCCGGTGTAGTCAATGAGATCTATTCCGGAGACAAGAGTGATATCTGGGAATATATTTTTGAATCTTACGGGCTTGAGACTATTATTGCTTTCTTTATCTTGTTCGCCGGTATCATTACCATCCTTTTCAGTATCGCACTCGGAATTGTCTATGACAGAAAATTCGATATGGAATATCTTGGATGGTGCATGACCATGGGAGCTACATGGATGCTCGGCGAATCCAAGCTCAGACAGCTTATAGTTCCGAATCCATCTGCACTGGGGACTTTATGCTTTGTGATGATCATGCTCGTTCCGATCCCGGTACTTTTTTATGCAGATCTCATTCAGCAGGGGCGTTATAAAAAGCCTTACTTTTACCTCGGCTGTGCGGCATTTGGTAACTTTTTGATCTGTCTGGTTCTTCATCTGACTGGCACTGCTGATTTTATTGAAACTCTGCCGGGCGCCCACGTGATTCTTGCAGTCACCTTCTTTCTGGTTTTCCTGACTTTCTGTCTGGATATGCGAAAGAAAGAATACCGGAAAAACAAATTGGTGCTGATTGGCCTGATCATTGCAATGCTTGCCATCGCCATCGAATCCATTTCTACATATTTTGTAGTTTTGATTTCCGGTCTTTTTATTGGTGGCAGCATGTTGATCCTTCTTTTCATTAACATTATCCGTACAATAAAGAATGTGCATACCATTGAAATGCATCGTCAAAAAGAAGAGCTTTTGAAACGTAAACGGCAGATGGAAAAAATTTCCTTACAGATGATGCAGACTCTCTCTACAACCATCGAGGCCAAGGACGAATACACCAGAGGGCACTCTCATCGTGTTGCGGAATACTCTGCACTGATTGCGCAGGAAATGGGTTGGAATCGCTCTGAAATCGTCAATCTCCGACATGCAGCTCATCTGCATGATATCGGAAAAGTCGGCATCCCTGATATTATTTTAAACAAGCCATCCAAACTGACAAACGAAGAGTACGCTGTTATTAAGGAACATACGGTTATTGGTGCTGAGATTTTGAAAAATGTTTCGATCATCAATCATGTAACCGAAGTTGCCCGATCTCATCATGAGCGTTATGATGGCCATGGTTATCCGGACGGTCTAAAAGGTGAAGAAATTCCGATCCATGCGCGAATCGTTGCTGTTGCTGACAGCTATGACGCAATGAATTCCCGCCGTATTTACCGTAATTCTCTTCCAAAAGAAACAATTTATGAAGAAATACGCAAAAACAGAGGAACTCAGTTCGATCCGGAAATCGCAGATATTTTTCTCAGACTGATGGATGAGAATCGTCTGACGATCACAGATACTTATCTGGAAATTGATGACGAGCCAGCTCTTCCTGGCATGGAATTTGAAATCAGCAACTTCATTTCCAATGTTATGAATACGATGAAGAGCCAGGAGGAAGTAGAAAATTTTGACCTTCTTACCGGACTCCCTATGCGAAATACCGGTCAGAAAATGATCGCACAGCTGATGCAGGAACACAATGGCTGTCTGATCTTTATGGATATGGATAATCTGAAAAAGATAAATGATATCTACGGTCATAAAGCCGGCGACCGTGCACTGAAAGCACTTGGAGCTCTCCTCTCCGAGCATATCGGAAATTCGGTTGGCTGCAGGTTTGGTGGCGATGAATTCCTTCTTTTTGTACCGGATGCCGGTAAAAATGAAATATCCGAGCTTATGGAAACTCTGTTTTCCCGCTTTGATTCTGAGAAGAAAAAAGATTTTGAGATCCGTGTTGCATCCATTTCTGCCGGACTTTGCATGTGTACCAAGGGAGATTCCTTTGACGAGTGTTCTTCCAAAGCAGATAAAGCACTCTATTATGTCAAGCAAAACGGAAAACACAATTTCTTTTTCTATCAACAGATGGACAATACCGTATTCCCGGTTTCCAGCGTAGCAAAAGATCTTTCCCTTGTGGCAAAAGCACTTCGCAACAGCGGAAACTATTCCGGAGCACTTAATCTTAATTACCGTGAATTTTCTAAGATTTATGAGTACATCAACCAACTTGGAGAACGACATAAATACCATTGTTTCCTGGTCATGGTCACAATGGAAACCGCTCCGGATTCTATGATGTATATTGAAAATATTGAACAGGCACTGGAATACATGGAGGAAGCGATCCGTCACAAGATCCGTAGGATTGACGTGTGTACACGGTATAGTGCCATGCAGTATCTGATCATTTTATTTGAATCAGATGAAAGTCAGATTCCAAAAGTTATGGACCGTATTTTCATTCAGTATTATAAACTGTACGATAAACGGGATTTCATTCCGAAGTATGAATATCTTCCGGTGAATGAACACTCGGAGGAAACAAATCCTCAAAACACTTCAGATCACCTTAACCAAGATATCCATCCAGTATAG
- a CDS encoding Rpn family recombination-promoting nuclease/putative transposase, translating to MNKRKEFSKLNLLDRFLFDEAMEDSENMKTVLDIILGQDIPLRLPPHSEKEIRTFPDNRQVRLDVYAWDDDDTVYDTEAQKEDTKNLPKRSRFYQAVLDSNLLPPGSVDFNKLNRAFIILIMPFDPFGKGFYKYTFRMKCEECPDLDLQDDATRIFLNCHGTHPEMVSPELIELLHYMEKSTNEVAGSCTSQKIKLLHQKVCQIRSNKKMEAKFMRAWEEREIERQKAFAEGEEAGIETGKTQGKNDLLKSQVKKKLEKKYSKEQIADMLEEDIATIETIINELQ from the coding sequence ATGAACAAAAGAAAAGAATTCTCAAAACTTAATCTGTTGGACAGATTTTTATTCGATGAAGCAATGGAAGATTCAGAGAATATGAAAACGGTACTGGATATTATTCTGGGGCAGGATATCCCACTTAGATTGCCACCACATTCTGAAAAAGAAATACGGACTTTTCCGGATAACCGGCAGGTCCGATTAGATGTCTATGCATGGGATGACGATGATACTGTGTACGATACAGAAGCGCAGAAGGAAGATACAAAGAATCTTCCCAAACGCAGCCGCTTCTATCAGGCGGTACTGGACAGTAATCTGCTACCGCCTGGAAGCGTTGATTTCAATAAACTAAATCGAGCTTTTATCATTCTGATCATGCCCTTTGATCCATTCGGAAAAGGATTTTACAAGTATACTTTCCGAATGAAATGCGAAGAATGTCCAGATCTTGATCTGCAAGATGATGCAACACGTATTTTTCTGAACTGCCATGGCACGCATCCTGAAATGGTATCACCGGAACTGATAGAGTTACTTCATTACATGGAAAAATCAACGAATGAGGTCGCGGGTTCGTGCACAAGCCAGAAGATTAAATTGCTCCATCAGAAAGTCTGTCAGATCAGGTCGAACAAGAAAATGGAGGCGAAGTTCATGCGGGCATGGGAAGAAAGAGAAATAGAACGGCAAAAAGCCTTTGCTGAGGGTGAGGAAGCTGGAATCGAGACGGGAAAAACTCAAGGAAAAAATGACCTTTTAAAAAGTCAGGTCAAAAAGAAATTAGAAAAAAAATATTCCAAAGAACAAATCGCAGATATGCTGGAAGAAGATATCGCAACCATTGAAACAATTATTAACGAATTACAATAG
- a CDS encoding iron-containing alcohol dehydrogenase — MNNFIFENKTKVYFGKGCVGEYLPKIAAVHGDKVLLAYGGGSIKKNGVYEEVIAALEKAGKTIIEFPGIMENPTYKKVLEGTKLVKEKQVDWILAVGGGSVMDCSKAISMAAVSEKDVWDEYWAKKGVVDFEPMPLGVIVTASGTGSECNGGAVITNEEVMIKTDRDYPKCNPEFALMDPTYTYTVPTKQMVAGSFDILSHVMETYFSEPDEDNVSDDISEALMRGVITSLRAALVNPEDYTARSNLMWLSTMAENRIIKLGKKCDFECHQMEHQISAYTNCSHGCGLAVLHPVYYRHICQAGAKKFTRFAENVWRIPRNGRTDEEMAEAGVEALADFIREIGLPTTLREVGVEKKEDLKEIADSCYLVDGSYKKMTHEEILEIFLECF, encoded by the coding sequence ATGAATAACTTTATTTTTGAAAATAAAACGAAAGTATATTTCGGGAAAGGATGTGTCGGCGAGTATCTGCCGAAAATCGCTGCGGTGCATGGGGATAAGGTTCTGCTTGCCTATGGCGGCGGCTCGATCAAGAAAAATGGAGTTTATGAGGAAGTCATAGCGGCACTTGAAAAAGCCGGGAAAACGATCATTGAATTTCCGGGGATCATGGAAAATCCGACTTATAAGAAGGTGCTTGAAGGCACAAAGCTGGTAAAGGAAAAACAGGTGGACTGGATCCTTGCAGTCGGCGGCGGTTCGGTTATGGACTGTAGCAAGGCAATTTCCATGGCAGCGGTCAGCGAGAAAGATGTGTGGGATGAGTACTGGGCGAAGAAGGGTGTTGTGGATTTTGAACCGATGCCACTTGGCGTGATCGTAACAGCGTCCGGAACAGGCAGCGAGTGCAACGGGGGAGCAGTTATTACCAATGAAGAGGTCATGATAAAGACAGACCGGGATTATCCGAAATGCAATCCGGAATTTGCATTAATGGATCCGACTTACACTTATACTGTTCCGACAAAACAGATGGTGGCAGGAAGCTTTGATATCCTGTCTCACGTTATGGAGACTTATTTCAGTGAGCCGGACGAGGATAACGTATCAGATGATATTTCGGAAGCTCTGATGCGCGGCGTGATAACAAGTCTTCGTGCGGCATTGGTAAATCCGGAGGATTATACAGCAAGAAGTAATCTGATGTGGCTGTCTACCATGGCGGAGAACCGGATCATCAAGCTCGGCAAAAAATGTGATTTTGAATGCCATCAGATGGAGCATCAGATCAGTGCTTATACCAACTGCAGTCATGGATGTGGACTTGCTGTGCTGCATCCGGTTTATTATCGGCATATCTGTCAGGCAGGCGCAAAGAAATTTACCCGGTTTGCGGAAAATGTATGGAGAATTCCGAGAAATGGACGTACCGATGAAGAGATGGCTGAAGCTGGCGTAGAGGCATTGGCTGATTTTATCAGAGAGATCGGACTTCCGACAACACTTCGGGAAGTAGGCGTGGAGAAAAAAGAGGATCTGAAAGAAATTGCGGATTCTTGTTATCTGGTGGATGGAAGTTATAAGAAGATGACACATGAGGAGATTCTGGAAATATTTCTGGAGTGCTTCTAG
- the thrH gene encoding bifunctional phosphoserine phosphatase/homoserine phosphotransferase ThrH codes for MYITCLDVEGVLVPEIWVAFAEASGIPELKRTTRDEPDYNKLMRWRLDTLKAHGLGIKEIQETISKIDPLPGAKDFLDELRSFTQVILLSDTFTEFAMPLMEKLGHPTLFCNSLEIAENGEITDFKMRVENSKLTTVKALQSIGFETIASGDSYNDLGMIQASKAGFLFRSTDKIKADYPQIPAYETYEELLGAIKDAMK; via the coding sequence ATGTATATTACTTGTCTGGATGTCGAAGGAGTACTTGTACCGGAAATCTGGGTTGCATTTGCAGAAGCAAGTGGAATTCCGGAACTGAAAAGGACCACAAGAGATGAACCTGATTATAACAAATTGATGCGTTGGAGACTGGATACTTTAAAAGCGCATGGTCTCGGGATCAAAGAAATTCAGGAAACAATTTCCAAGATTGATCCGCTTCCGGGCGCAAAAGACTTCCTGGATGAGCTACGTTCCTTCACCCAGGTAATCCTTCTTAGTGATACCTTCACCGAATTTGCAATGCCGCTCATGGAAAAGCTTGGTCATCCGACGCTTTTCTGCAACAGTCTGGAAATTGCAGAAAACGGCGAGATCACAGACTTCAAAATGCGTGTGGAAAATTCCAAACTAACAACCGTAAAGGCACTGCAATCCATCGGATTTGAAACGATTGCAAGTGGGGATTCTTACAACGATCTGGGTATGATCCAGGCAAGTAAGGCAGGATTTTTATTCCGTTCAACAGACAAGATCAAAGCGGATTATCCGCAGATCCCGGCATATGAAACCTATGAAGAGCTGCTTGGCGCAATTAAAGATGCAATGAAATAA
- a CDS encoding acyl-CoA dehydratase activase has protein sequence MIHYVCKYTPVELLNAFGEECAVLEEMPENFEMSDQIAHANLCGFGKSVIQAVLEGKVKQLVLVNCCDSARRVYDIVESTGKCKFLYMLDLPHEDNECEKVKYAQAIMRLKKAYEKFSGKTFDKEAFLNSFTENETEMKPYIGLMGVRVTGILEKMIRDNIQMDVDNLTCTGGRQLAVVPEQMRQMDEEKMFLAYADALLCQIPCFRMNNNTRRNQLYLDPNLKGIIYHTIKFCDYYGFEYASIKKNIKVPLLKIETDFTSQSAGQLLTRIQAFAETIEGSEDMDPGKGISEEARKKMESGIYYVAGIDSGSTSTDVVILDQDGKIKSTMIIPTGGGAMMSAEKSLDLAVEKAGIKEEEIVRIVTTGYGRAYIESGDDSITEITCHAKGAHYLNPNVRTVIDIGGQDIKAISIDENGAVKNFLMNDKCAAGTGRFLEMMARTLGLSLEEMSTKGLEWKENIVISSMCTVFAESEVVSLVAQNKDVADIIHGLNVSVASKVGALAARLGKKNPGEYMMTGGVAKNPGIIKALEEKLDAKLYICDEAQLCGALGAALFAYEKCSV, from the coding sequence ATGATACATTATGTCTGTAAATATACACCGGTAGAGTTATTGAATGCATTTGGAGAAGAGTGTGCCGTACTGGAGGAAATGCCGGAGAACTTTGAAATGTCGGATCAGATCGCACACGCAAATCTGTGCGGCTTTGGGAAATCTGTGATTCAGGCAGTTCTGGAAGGAAAGGTCAAGCAGCTTGTACTTGTGAACTGTTGTGATTCTGCACGGAGAGTTTATGATATTGTAGAGAGCACCGGAAAATGCAAATTTTTATATATGCTGGATCTTCCGCATGAAGATAATGAATGTGAGAAGGTAAAGTATGCACAGGCAATCATGCGTCTGAAAAAAGCATACGAAAAATTTTCCGGAAAAACATTTGATAAGGAAGCATTTTTAAATTCATTTACAGAAAATGAGACAGAAATGAAGCCATACATTGGTCTGATGGGTGTGCGTGTAACGGGTATTCTTGAAAAAATGATCCGGGATAATATTCAGATGGACGTGGACAATCTTACCTGCACCGGCGGAAGACAGCTTGCAGTTGTTCCGGAGCAGATGAGACAGATGGATGAAGAAAAAATGTTTCTGGCTTATGCGGATGCCCTGCTTTGCCAGATCCCATGTTTCCGAATGAATAACAACACTCGGAGAAATCAGCTGTATCTGGATCCAAACCTGAAGGGAATTATTTATCATACGATCAAATTCTGTGATTATTATGGATTTGAATATGCGAGCATTAAAAAGAATATCAAAGTACCGCTTCTGAAAATCGAGACGGATTTTACAAGTCAGAGCGCTGGACAGTTACTGACGAGAATCCAGGCATTTGCAGAAACGATTGAAGGATCGGAAGACATGGATCCGGGAAAAGGAATCAGTGAGGAGGCAAGAAAAAAGATGGAGTCAGGAATATATTATGTAGCAGGGATCGACAGTGGCTCTACAAGTACAGACGTTGTGATTTTGGATCAGGACGGAAAAATTAAATCTACGATGATCATTCCGACAGGCGGCGGAGCGATGATGAGTGCGGAGAAAAGTCTGGATCTTGCTGTAGAGAAGGCAGGAATTAAGGAAGAAGAAATCGTTAGAATTGTCACGACGGGATATGGACGTGCTTATATTGAAAGCGGGGATGACAGTATTACAGAGATCACCTGTCATGCCAAAGGTGCGCATTACCTGAACCCGAATGTGCGGACGGTGATCGATATCGGCGGACAGGATATCAAGGCAATCAGCATCGATGAAAATGGCGCAGTAAAGAATTTCCTGATGAATGACAAATGTGCGGCAGGAACCGGAAGGTTTCTGGAAATGATGGCACGGACTTTGGGACTTTCTCTTGAAGAGATGAGTACAAAAGGATTGGAATGGAAGGAAAATATTGTGATTTCCAGTATGTGTACGGTGTTCGCTGAGTCAGAGGTGGTATCACTTGTGGCTCAGAATAAAGATGTGGCAGATATCATCCATGGTCTGAATGTGTCGGTTGCTTCGAAAGTAGGAGCACTGGCGGCACGTCTTGGGAAAAAGAATCCGGGAGAATATATGATGACAGGCGGAGTGGCAAAGAATCCTGGAATCATCAAAGCACTGGAAGAAAAGCTGGATGCGAAATTGTATATTTGCGACGAGGCACAGCTTTGTGGTGCACTTGGAGCTGCATTGTTTGCATATGAGAAGTGCAGTGTGTAG
- a CDS encoding 2-hydroxyacyl-CoA dehydratase subunit D, producing the protein MDIIQKFGNAVSSMSLEDPGKARRLLLTGYRLQEKRLLFFSDKKLPKSGQYVARIVMKNIIQALSKPENSAMVSIFVPGELLTAAGLTPYSVEAMSCFIAGTRCEQTFLRKTEEEGFPETMCSYHRVFLGAALSGLVPKPKCMIYTNLACDSNMMTFPYLKQKNMLPGFFIDVPYDKNEDSVKYVADQLRELKAFLEDVTGKKISEEAVRQAVNNSNQAAAYYHEQLALRKEHDPVTSLTNELYAIFMCHLMAGSQEAVKYTKLLLEDVKKAPKSEGLHILWMHMMPFLQEPVKDIFNYSDQIHISACDFVADGFQKTHYEDPYESMAEKMVNCIYNGSVKQRIQKAKELAAQTNVDGGILFTHWGCKGTIGASSLIKGSLEEAGIPTMILDGDGCNPANSSDGQISTRLQAYMEMLKVNKAEKYAANHGKGAGSDDTLCL; encoded by the coding sequence ATGGACATTATACAAAAATTTGGTAACGCAGTGAGCAGTATGTCTCTGGAGGATCCCGGGAAGGCGCGCAGGCTTCTTCTTACAGGATACCGACTTCAGGAGAAACGACTGCTCTTTTTTTCAGATAAAAAGCTGCCAAAATCGGGACAGTATGTAGCAAGAATTGTTATGAAAAATATCATCCAGGCACTTTCAAAGCCTGAAAATTCAGCGATGGTCAGCATCTTTGTTCCGGGAGAGCTTTTGACGGCGGCAGGGCTGACTCCGTATTCGGTAGAAGCAATGTCCTGCTTTATCGCGGGAACAAGATGTGAGCAGACATTTTTGAGAAAAACAGAAGAAGAGGGATTTCCGGAAACGATGTGCTCCTATCACAGAGTTTTCCTTGGAGCGGCACTATCCGGACTTGTGCCAAAGCCAAAATGTATGATCTACACAAATCTGGCATGTGACAGCAATATGATGACCTTTCCGTATCTGAAGCAGAAAAATATGCTTCCGGGATTTTTTATAGATGTACCATATGACAAGAACGAAGATTCTGTAAAATATGTGGCAGATCAGCTCCGGGAGTTGAAAGCATTTTTAGAAGATGTTACTGGAAAGAAGATTTCCGAAGAGGCAGTACGGCAGGCGGTCAATAACAGCAACCAGGCAGCCGCATATTATCATGAACAGCTGGCACTGCGCAAAGAACATGATCCGGTCACGAGCCTGACCAATGAGCTGTACGCGATTTTCATGTGCCACCTCATGGCGGGTTCGCAGGAGGCAGTCAAGTACACGAAATTGCTTCTGGAAGATGTGAAAAAGGCACCGAAGAGCGAAGGTCTGCATATTCTCTGGATGCATATGATGCCATTTTTGCAGGAACCGGTAAAGGATATTTTCAATTACAGTGACCAGATTCATATCAGTGCCTGTGACTTTGTGGCAGACGGATTTCAGAAGACACATTATGAAGATCCGTATGAGTCCATGGCAGAAAAGATGGTGAACTGCATTTACAATGGAAGCGTCAAGCAGAGAATCCAGAAGGCAAAAGAGCTTGCGGCGCAGACAAATGTGGATGGAGGAATCCTTTTTACACATTGGGGATGCAAAGGTACGATCGGAGCTTCCAGTCTGATCAAAGGATCGCTTGAGGAAGCAGGGATCCCGACCATGATCCTTGATGGAGATGGATGTAATCCGGCAAACAGCAGTGATGGACAGATTTCTACAAGACTTCAGGCTTATATGGAGATGCTGAAGGTAAATAAAGCAGAAAAATATGCCGCAAATCACGGAAAGGGGGCTGGGTCAGATGATACATTATGTCTGTAA
- a CDS encoding NAD-binding protein yields the protein MEYNFKSGFRIEFHIKDLNNALNVSHAVNASLPLTA from the coding sequence ATGGAATACAACTTCAAATCAGGGTTTCGTATTGAGTTTCATATCAAAGATCTGAATAATGCGCTGAATGTATCTCACGCAGTAAATGCTTCACTTCCGCTGACTGCATAG
- a CDS encoding DUF3368 domain-containing protein, translating to MIVVSDTTPLISLLKIKRVDLLKELFGEVLIPQAVFDELTSDKRFQVEADQICQKEFIFVKRVNVPESVNILKRATGLDQGESEAIVLTDELKADILLMDEARGRNVSAQMGLSIMGTIGILMAAYEEKELTADEVRECIDGLQRAGRHIGQRHYQMLLSRLKD from the coding sequence ATGATTGTTGTATCAGATACAACACCACTTATATCGCTTCTTAAAATCAAGCGTGTGGATTTGCTGAAAGAATTATTTGGAGAAGTATTGATTCCACAGGCAGTATTTGATGAATTGACAAGTGATAAGCGTTTTCAAGTGGAAGCAGATCAAATTTGTCAAAAGGAATTCATTTTTGTGAAGCGAGTAAATGTTCCAGAATCCGTTAATATCTTAAAAAGAGCAACTGGACTTGATCAAGGCGAGAGTGAGGCAATTGTTTTGACAGACGAATTGAAAGCAGATATCTTGTTGATGGATGAGGCAAGGGGGAGAAATGTATCTGCTCAAATGGGACTTAGTATAATGGGAACAATTGGAATACTTATGGCTGCTTATGAAGAAAAGGAATTGACAGCTGATGAAGTAAGAGAATGTATTGATGGGTTACAGCGTGCAGGCCGACATATCGGACAGCGGCATTATCAAATGCTGTTAAGCAGATTGAAAGATTAA
- a CDS encoding helix-turn-helix domain-containing protein — protein MDILDKERLKECRLKLGITKQEAAKRVQISQPAYLRYEAGSRNPSIQTIAKMAEVFSTSTDYLVGKSADPTPNRIVVVQNESPSLFFLIETCKNLNASQLTRLTDYAKALSNAAPDSEK, from the coding sequence ATGGATATTTTAGATAAAGAACGATTAAAAGAATGTAGACTAAAACTGGGAATAACCAAACAAGAAGCTGCTAAAAGGGTACAAATTTCTCAGCCCGCATATCTGCGATATGAAGCAGGCTCACGTAATCCTTCTATACAAACTATTGCTAAAATGGCTGAAGTTTTTTCAACATCTACAGATTACCTCGTTGGGAAATCTGCTGATCCGACTCCAAATAGAATAGTAGTTGTGCAAAATGAATCCCCTTCTCTGTTTTTTCTCATCGAAACATGCAAAAACCTAAACGCATCTCAATTAACACGACTTACAGATTATGCAAAAGCATTATCAAATGCCGCTCCAGATAGTGAAAAATAG
- a CDS encoding SseB family protein translates to MAEKIDLNTLPKGLTKEEFTALPNFKKIRSFFTWAGVVSIGSGILICSEIGKTAESVFQAGGSYDDMSRLWAVKLNMLFMIFDIVMGILLLKKKTTKMAYILAITELVYIVLVLVLGGTIGIGAIAFLLALAGAIRIDKKWKQYQEISGGSNQLNHTGNSTAGTTQNNTYTEIHTSETANNGSTWQQAEKNNDFVSADSPKSLEETLNIYKKEKSWSAENDMIETLKNSKVWVPYISEKNQLDILKNGERYYLPVFTSRAEMKEYGKKFSQRELRFSDVMDMAKRSQYALTGLVINAFTDSVILDWNQLGTINPGGDDEEEETMYTR, encoded by the coding sequence ATGGCGGAAAAAATTGATCTTAATACACTTCCGAAGGGACTTACAAAGGAAGAATTTACAGCTTTGCCTAATTTTAAAAAGATACGTTCTTTTTTTACCTGGGCTGGTGTGGTATCTATTGGATCAGGGATATTGATTTGTTCAGAGATAGGAAAGACAGCGGAAAGCGTATTTCAGGCTGGTGGAAGTTATGATGATATGAGCCGGCTATGGGCAGTAAAGCTTAATATGTTGTTTATGATTTTTGATATTGTTATGGGAATTCTTCTGCTAAAAAAGAAAACAACAAAAATGGCGTATATTCTTGCTATAACAGAATTGGTCTATATAGTTCTGGTACTTGTATTAGGCGGGACGATAGGTATTGGGGCTATAGCCTTTTTACTTGCTTTAGCCGGTGCGATCCGGATTGATAAAAAATGGAAACAGTATCAGGAAATATCAGGTGGAAGCAATCAGTTAAACCATACTGGGAATAGTACAGCCGGAACAACACAGAACAACACATATACAGAAATTCACACATCCGAAACTGCTAATAATGGAAGCACCTGGCAGCAGGCGGAAAAAAATAATGATTTTGTATCAGCTGACAGCCCTAAAAGTCTGGAGGAAACACTGAACATTTATAAAAAAGAAAAAAGCTGGTCTGCAGAAAATGATATGATAGAGACTTTGAAGAACAGCAAAGTATGGGTTCCATACATTAGTGAAAAAAATCAGCTGGATATTCTGAAAAATGGAGAAAGATATTATCTTCCAGTGTTTACAAGTAGAGCGGAAATGAAAGAATATGGAAAGAAATTTTCTCAAAGAGAGTTACGCTTTTCTGATGTGATGGATATGGCAAAGAGATCACAATATGCATTAACAGGTCTTGTCATCAATGCGTTTACTGATTCTGTTATTTTGGACTGGAATCAGCTCGGCACGATAAATCCTGGTGGCGATGACGAAGAAGAAGAAACTATGTATACGAGATAG